The genome window GCGAGCTGCTGGCAGGCCAGGCGCCGCTTTCCTCGGCGCGCGAAGAGACACGCCTGATGTTTCAGGATGCGCGCCTGCTGCCCTGGAAGCGGGTCATCGACAATGTGGGGCTGGGATTGCGCGGCGACTGGCAAGCGGCGGCGTTGCAGGCGCTGGAAGCGGTAAACCTGGCCGATCGCGCCCGGGACTGGCCAGCCGCTTTATCGGGCGGTCAACGACAGCGCGTGGCGCTGGCGCGTGCGCTGATTCATCGCCCCGGCCTGCTGCTGCTGGATGAGCCGCTGGGGGCGCTTGATGCCCTGACGCGCATTGAAATGCAGGTGCTGATTGAAAAACTCTGGCGTCAGCAGAGCTTCACCGTTCTGCTGGTAACTCACGATGTCAGTGAAGCGGTAGCGTTAGCCGATCGGGTTTTACTGATTGAAGAGGGAAAGATTGGGCTGGATTTAATGATTGATTTACCTCGTCCACGTCGTCGCGGCTCTGCACGGCTGGCTGAGCTGGAGGCCGAAGTGCTGCAACGGGTGCTGCAGCGCGAAGCGCCGGTAAGCGATCTGCCGCGCTATGCCCAACGGTGACGGCAGGCATTAAAAAGGGCAGCGATAGCTGCCCTGAAAAGTTTTCCTGACTCAACGTGCCGGGCGACCGGCAGCAGAACGTTTTTATAAGGATGCCTTAAACCGTGCTTTGTACATCTTTACGCTCTGACAGTGCTCAACTCGCGTTGAGTTCGTCGCCCTTTAAGGTGATTACGCGCTTAACGCCTTACTGATTTTCTCATAGAGATCGCCAGAGAGATTGTCCAGATCGCGCAGCTGTTCCAGCGCTTCGCGCATCATACGTTGACGGTCGTCATCGTAACGTTTCAGACGAATCAGCGGCTCAATCATTCGCGCCGCCACCTGAGGGTTACGGCTGTTGAGATCGGTCAGCATCTCTACCAGGAAGCGATAGCCGCTTCCGTCCCTGGCATGGAAAGCCGCCGGATTAGCCGAGGCGAAAGCGCCAATCAGGGAACGCACGCGGTTTGGATTGCCCATGCTGAAGGAGCGATGGTTCAGTAGCGAACGCACGCGCGTCAGCACATCCAGCGACGGGCTGGTGGCCTGCAGCGTAAACCACTTATCCATTACCAGGCCATCCTTATGCCAGCGCTCATCCCATGCGCTCAGCATCTCATCACGACAGTCAAGCTGCGCCATAACCGCCGCTGAAAGCGCCGCCAGCGCATCGGTCATATTATTGGCCTGCTGATACTGCGCCTGGACCAGACGGTTTGCCAGCGTCGCGTCGCCCAGCGCCAGATAGCTCAGGCAGACATTTTTCAGCGCACGTTTGCCAATATCCGCATGTTCAACGCGATACTCCGGCGTTTGATACGCGTTATAGACAGCCAGCCACTCATCAGCCAGTTCAACGGCCAGCGTACGCATCAGCGCATCGCGCACCGCAGCGTTAGCTTCCGGATCGATAGTATCGAACAGGGCAGCAATTTCATTTTCGCCCGGTAAGGTGAGGATCAACGCCATCAGCGCCGGATCGCTATGCTCATCCAGCAGCACCGCACGGAAAGCATCAGCCACATGCAGCGGCAATGATAACGCCTGCCCTTGCTGGAAGCGCGCCACGTTGAGCTTGATATAGGTCGCCAGCAGGCTTTGCGCGGCGTCCCAGCGCGAAAAATCGTTACGCGCATGGCGCATCAGGAAGGTTAACTGAGCATCGCTCCAGTTGTAATCCAGCTTAACCGGCGCGGAGAACTCACGCAGCAGCGAAGGCACCGGCTGGTGCCAGACCTTATCGAAAATAAAGGTCTGGAACTCTTCCGTCACGTTCAGAACATGATGAACTGGCTCACCGTTGTGCTGAAGCGGAATCGGCTCGCCCCGATCGTCATACAGCTCAATATCAAGCGGAATATGCAGCGGCAGCTTCTCCTGCTGATCGGCTGTTGGCGGCGTCATTTGCGTAACGTGCAGCGTATATTGCTCCAGCTCCGGATTATAGTCGTCGCGCACGCTCAGCACCGGCGTACCGGACTGGCTGTACCAGCGGCGGAACTGCGTCAGATCGATGTGGGAAGCATCCTCCATCGCCTGTACAAAATCGTCACAGGTGGCAGCACTGCCGTCGTGACGCTCAAAATAGAGCTGCATCCCTTTCTGGAAATTCTCTTCGCCCAGCAGTGTATGCAGCATGCGGATCACTTCCGACCCCTTTTCATACACCGTAAGCGTATAGAAGTTATTCATCTCGATAACCTGTTCGGGACGAATCGGGTGCGCCATCGGACTGGCATCTTCAGCAAACTGCGCGCCGCGCATGATGCGTACGTTATCGATACGGTTTACCGCACGCGAGCCAAGATCGGAGCTGAACTCCTGGTCGCGGAATACCGTCAGCCCCTCTTTCAGGCTGAGCTGGAACCAGTCACGGCAGGTGACGCGGTTACCGGTCCAGTTATGGAAATATTCGTGGCCGATCACCGCTTCAATGCCAAGGTAATCTTTGTCGGTTGCGGTTTCCGCTTTTGCCAGCACATATTTGGAGTTAAAGATATTCAGGCCTTTATTCTCCATCGCGCCCATATTAAAGAAATCCACCGCGACGATCATAAAGACGTCAAGGTCATACTCCAGGCCAAAGCGTTCCTCGTCCCATTTCATGCTGTTTTTCAGCGAGGTCATCGCCCAGTCTGCTCGGTCGAGGTTACCGCGATCCACGTAGATCTCCAGCGCGACATCGCGACCAGAGCGGGTGGTAAAGCTGTCGCGCAATACGTCGAAATCGCCGGCAACCAGCGCAAACAGATAACAGGGTTTAGGGAAAGGATCCTGCCACTTAATCCAGTGGCGTCCATCATCCATCTGTCCGGCATCAACGCGGTTGCCGTTTGACAGCAGGAACGGATAACGCGCCCGATCGGCAATCAGCGTCGTGGTGAAACGCGCCAGCACATCGGGGCGATCCAGATACCAGGTAATATGACGGAAACCTTCCGCCTCGCACTGCGTACAAAGCGCCTCGCCGGATTGATACAATCCCTCCAGCGCGCTGTTTTTATCCGGGTGAATATCGTTGACGATGTGCAGCGTGAAATTATCCGGCAGGCCGGTGAGCACCAACGCGCCCTCTTCCAGGCGGTAAGCCTCCCACGGCTGGTCATCAACCATCAGCGAGACCAGCGTTAACTCGCCACCGTCCAGACGCAGCTCGGCCTGATTCGCGCCAAGGCGTTTAACCCTGCTGACAGCGGTGACGCGGGTCACGCTGGCGTCCAGATTAAAGGTCAGGTCAATATCTGTGATGGTGTAATCTGGAGCCCGGTAGTCATGGCGGTACTTTACTTGCGGCTTTTGCGTCATAAACTCTTCTCGTATCAACAATGGTTTAACCCGCTAAGTCTATTCCGGTTGCGCCTGGCTTGCCATGTTGAAACCCAGCTTTTCGCAGTTAATGCTACATCCTGTTTACAATGGCACGTTTCCTCTCGACCTCTCACCGGGTTTTATGCTGTGATCGGCTTCTATTAATCTGCTGGCAGGTTATACTTTTTATCTTTACGACCTGTATACACCTACGGAAACGCCCCGCGCGAGAGGATGCTGAAACGCACCATGACACGATACGCTTCCCCGATTTTAACCACGCTGCTTGATACCGATGCCTACAAGCTTCATATGCAACAGGCTGTGTTTCATCGTTATCACGACGTGACCGTTACCGCAGAATTCCGTTGCCGGGGCGACGATCTGTTAGGTATCTATGCCGATGAAATTAGCGCTCAGATCGCGCTGATGAGCCAGCTGGCGCTTTCTGATGATGAATACGCCTGGCTTGCTGGCCTGCCCTTTTTTAAAACGGATTATCTGGACTGGCTGAAAACCTTTCGCTATAACCCGGAACAGGTAAAAGTACGCAATCATGCGGGCAAGCTGGATATTCGTATCAGCGGCCCGTGGCGCGAAGTGATTATGTGGGAAGTTCCGTTGCTGGCGGTGATTAGCGAAGTGGTTCATCGCCATCGTTCGCCGCAGGCGACGCCGGAAATGGCCGTGGATCGCCTGCTGGAAAAAATCAGCAGCTTTAAACAGCTGACGCAAAATATCGATATGTCGCGCTTCCGCCTGATGGATTTCGGCACCCGACGTCGTTTCTCGCGCGATGTGCAGTTGGCTATTGTCAGTACGCTTCAGCGCGATTTCCCGTGGCTTATCGGCTCCAGCAATTACGATATGGCTCGTCAGCTGGGGATTACGCCGGTAGGTACCCAGGCGCACGAGTGGTTCCAGGCGCATCAGCAAATCAGTCCGATATTAGCTAACAGCCAACGCGCGGCGTTGCAGGCCTGGCTGGATGAGTATGACGACAGGTTAGGCATTGCCCTGACCGATTGCATCACCATGGATGCTTTTCTGCGTGATTTCGG of Pantoea alhagi contains these proteins:
- the ssuB gene encoding aliphatic sulfonates ABC transporter ATP-binding protein, with translation MSAIATPSRLNIGTPIGLQGVSKRFGDRSILHGINLHIPAGQFVAVVGRSGCGKSTLLRLLAGLEAASEGELLAGQAPLSSAREETRLMFQDARLLPWKRVIDNVGLGLRGDWQAAALQALEAVNLADRARDWPAALSGGQRQRVALARALIHRPGLLLLDEPLGALDALTRIEMQVLIEKLWRQQSFTVLLVTHDVSEAVALADRVLLIEEGKIGLDLMIDLPRPRRRGSARLAELEAEVLQRVLQREAPVSDLPRYAQR
- the pepN gene encoding aminopeptidase N produces the protein MTQKPQVKYRHDYRAPDYTITDIDLTFNLDASVTRVTAVSRVKRLGANQAELRLDGGELTLVSLMVDDQPWEAYRLEEGALVLTGLPDNFTLHIVNDIHPDKNSALEGLYQSGEALCTQCEAEGFRHITWYLDRPDVLARFTTTLIADRARYPFLLSNGNRVDAGQMDDGRHWIKWQDPFPKPCYLFALVAGDFDVLRDSFTTRSGRDVALEIYVDRGNLDRADWAMTSLKNSMKWDEERFGLEYDLDVFMIVAVDFFNMGAMENKGLNIFNSKYVLAKAETATDKDYLGIEAVIGHEYFHNWTGNRVTCRDWFQLSLKEGLTVFRDQEFSSDLGSRAVNRIDNVRIMRGAQFAEDASPMAHPIRPEQVIEMNNFYTLTVYEKGSEVIRMLHTLLGEENFQKGMQLYFERHDGSAATCDDFVQAMEDASHIDLTQFRRWYSQSGTPVLSVRDDYNPELEQYTLHVTQMTPPTADQQEKLPLHIPLDIELYDDRGEPIPLQHNGEPVHHVLNVTEEFQTFIFDKVWHQPVPSLLREFSAPVKLDYNWSDAQLTFLMRHARNDFSRWDAAQSLLATYIKLNVARFQQGQALSLPLHVADAFRAVLLDEHSDPALMALILTLPGENEIAALFDTIDPEANAAVRDALMRTLAVELADEWLAVYNAYQTPEYRVEHADIGKRALKNVCLSYLALGDATLANRLVQAQYQQANNMTDALAALSAAVMAQLDCRDEMLSAWDERWHKDGLVMDKWFTLQATSPSLDVLTRVRSLLNHRSFSMGNPNRVRSLIGAFASANPAAFHARDGSGYRFLVEMLTDLNSRNPQVAARMIEPLIRLKRYDDDRQRMMREALEQLRDLDNLSGDLYEKISKALSA
- the pncB gene encoding nicotinate phosphoribosyltransferase; the protein is MTRYASPILTTLLDTDAYKLHMQQAVFHRYHDVTVTAEFRCRGDDLLGIYADEISAQIALMSQLALSDDEYAWLAGLPFFKTDYLDWLKTFRYNPEQVKVRNHAGKLDIRISGPWREVIMWEVPLLAVISEVVHRHRSPQATPEMAVDRLLEKISSFKQLTQNIDMSRFRLMDFGTRRRFSRDVQLAIVSTLQRDFPWLIGSSNYDMARQLGITPVGTQAHEWFQAHQQISPILANSQRAALQAWLDEYDDRLGIALTDCITMDAFLRDFGPGFANRYQGLRHDSGDPVEWGEKALAHYQKLGIDPQTKTLVFSDNLDFTKAVDLYRHFGQRTNVVFGIGTRLTCDIPGVKPLNIVIKLVECNGKPVAKLSDSPGKTICQDKAFVRALRKAFDLPLVKKAS